The DNA window CAGCCGGATCGCCTCGCGCGCGAGCGGCTCGGGAACGCCGGCCAGCTCGAACATGACCCGGCCCGGCTTCACGACCGCCACCCAGTGCTCCGGCGAGCCCTTGCCCGAGCCCATGCGCGTCTCGGCGGGCTTCTGGGTCACCGACTTGTCGGGGAAGATCGTGATCCAGACCTTGCCGCCGCGCTTGATCTTGCGCGTCATCGCGATACGGGCGGCCTCGATCTGACGGTTGGTGACCCAGCCGGCCTCGAGCGACTTCAGCCCGTACTCGCCGAACATGACCCGCGTCCCGCCCGTGGCGTCGCCGCGGCGGCGGCCGCGATGGACGCGGCGGTACTTGGTGCGCTTGGGGAGGAGCACTACTCAGCTCCCTCGGCGGGCGCGGGCGGGGTCGGAGCCGGGGCCTCGGCGGGCTTCTCCGCCGGGGCCTGCGTGGCCTCGGGCGC is part of the Gaiellales bacterium genome and encodes:
- the rplP gene encoding 50S ribosomal protein L16, with product MLLPKRTKYRRVHRGRRRGDATGGTRVMFGEYGLKSLEAGWVTNRQIEAARIAMTRKIKRGGKVWITIFPDKSVTQKPAETRMGSGKGSPEHWVAVVKPGRVMFELAGVPEPLAREAIRLAAMKLPVKAKFVSREGDLFEGQ